The sequence CTCGTCCACGCGCCACTTGTCGAGGAGCAGCTTGTAGAGCCCGGGCGCCTGGGCGGCCATCTCCTTCGGGGGCGTGCCCTTCTTGAGGATGTAGAACTGGTAGGCGACGAAGGTCCCGATCGCGAACGCCGCGAAGGCCGCCGCGGTGAGCGGGTACTCTTTGTGGTGAGCCGCCTCGACGCTGGGCAGGACCTGGATGGCCTTGTTCGCCTCGTCGAACACCGGCTCGAGCCAGTGGTCCATCGGGGGCTTGTGGTCCTTGAAGAGGCCCGCGAACAACGCGGGGTTCAGGAAGCCGGCGGCGAGCGAGAGCGTGCCGAGGATCATCAGCGGCACGGTCATCTGCCAGGGCGACTCGTGCGGGGCGAGGCCAGGCTTCTTCAGGTCTTCGTGGGGGTGGTGAGCGTCGTCGTCGTCGTCGTCACCATGACCATGCGCGGCGTCGTGGTGCGCGTCGTGGTGCGAGGGCGTCGAAGGCTTGCCGACGACCCAACCCTTGAAATCGCCGAAGAAGGTCAGGATGAAGGCGCGTGACATGTAGAAAGCGGTGAGGACCGCGGCGGCGAGCCCCATGGCCCACAGCACGGGGCCTACCCAGGTGGGCTGCTGCCAAAGCGCGGCGGCCGCCTTCGGGTTCATGTGCGCCGCGGCGCCGTTGACGGGGTGGTTCACGAAGGCCTTGAACAGGATCTCGTCCTTCGAGAAGAACCCGCTCGTGAGCGGGAACCCGACGATCGCCAGGGTGGCGGCGCCGAAGGTCCAGAAGGTGTGCGGCATGTACTTGCGCAGGCCGCCCATGTGCCGCATGTCCTGCGACTTCACGTCGTCGTGGATGCGCGCGTGCATCGCGTGGATGACGCTGCCGGCCCCGAGGAAGAGGCAGGCCTTGAAGAACGCGTGGGTGAACACGTGGAAGAAGCCCGCGCTGAAGGCCCCGACGCCGACGCCGAGGAACATGTACCCGAGCTGGCTCACGGTGCTGTAGGCGAGCACCTTCTTCAGGTCGTTCTGCACGAGCGCGATCGTCGCCGCGAAGAGCGCCGTGAAGGCGCCGGTGAAGGCGATGACGGTCATCGTGAACGGCGAGAGCACGAACACGAACGAGAGCCGGCACACCAGGTAGACGCCCGCGGTCACCATCGTGGCCGCGTGGATGAGCGCCGAGACCGGGGTTGGGCCGGCCATCGCGTCGGGCAACCACACGTAGAGCGGGATCTGAGCGCTCTTGCCCGTGCACCCGAGGAAGAGCATGAGGCCCACGGCGGTCGCGCCGGTGATGACGAGCGGGGTCTTCGGCTGGAGGAAGGCCAGCGCGCCCTGGAACTGCCCGCCGCCGATGGGCCAGAGGTGGACCTGCATCGGATCGGCCTGGCTGACGAGGGAGCCGGCGCCGTTCTCGATGCCGTTCCAGTCGAGCGCGCCGGTGTAGTGGACCAGCAGGAACATCGCGCAGAGCAGGCCGAAGTCGCCGACGCGGTTGGCGATGAACGCCTTCTTTCCGGCCGTGGCGTTGGCCTCCTCCTTGAACCAGAAGCCGATGAGCAGGTAGCTGCAGAGGCCGACGCCTTCCCACCCGACGAAGAGGACGGGGAGGTTGTCCGCGAGGACCAGCACCAGCATCGAGAAGACGAAGAGGTTCAGGTACGCGAAGAAGCGGTAATAGCCGGGGTCCTTCTCCATGTACGCGGTCGCGTAGAGGTGGATGAGGAAGCCGACGCCCGTGATGACGAGCATCATCACGCCCGAGAGCGCGTCGACGCTGAACTTCAGCTCGATGGGGACGGCAGCGCCGCGGCCGCCGGTGGTGCGCATCCAGTCCCACGCCAGCCAGGAGAGCTTCACGTGCTCTCCCGAGTGGTGCGACGCCTCCCGGTCGAGCAGGAGGAACGTCAGGGCCGACGCCAGGAAGGCGATGCCCATGACCGAGAGGGTCATGGTCTTGACGGCCGGCTTGCCGAGCCGTTTGCCCCAGAGGCCGTTCACGATGGCCCCGAGGAGCGGCATCCCGAGGATGACCGCCAACAGCGTAAAATCGCCGGCGGGGAAGAGCGTTGTCAGGAGCTTGAGCATCGGACGAGGAGTCCTTCGAGTAAGGTTCGGAAGAGATTCCGGAGGAAATTCAGGGGGCGAGCTGGCGCGGCGCGCTCAGTTCTTGAGGAGATCGGCCTCGTCGGTGCGGACCGAGCGGCGCAGGCGGAACATGGCGATGACGATCGCGAGCCCCACCGCGACCTCGGCGGCCTCCGCGGCGATGAGGAAGAACGCGAACATCTGGCCGGTGTGTCCCTTCGGAGCGGCCCGGTTGAACGCGACGAACGCGAGGTTCACCGCGTTCAGCATGATCTCGATGCTCATCAGCGTGACGATGACGTTTCGCCGGAGCAGAAAGCCGATCCCCCCGATGGTGAAGAGGATCGCCGAGAGGAACACGTAGCTGTCGGTCGTGATCACGAGTCGGTCTCCTTGCCGGACGCGGTCGCCGCGGCGATCGCCGGCTTCGAGGACGTGGAGGGGCTCGCCTGCTTGCCGCGCGCGACCGCGATGGCGCCCACGATCGCGACCATGAGGAGGGCGCTCGAGAGCTCGAACGGGACGAGGCCTTGCGTGAAGAGGACGCGGCCCACGGCGTCGATCCCGCCGAAGTCGGTGGGCGGGACGGGCGGCACGGTGCCGGCCCCGGGGTTCGCGGCCGCCGCCTGGAGGCCGGCGCGGACGAGCAGGGTCATCGCGCCCACCCCGCCGAGGCCGAAGGCCAGCGCGCCGATCGCGCGGCTCGGGAGGCCGCGCCGGTCGGACGGCGTGTTGGCCGAAGGGCCGATGAGCATGATGACGAAGAGGAACAGGACGACGATGGCGCCCGCGTACACGATGAGCTGGATCGCCGCGAGGAACTGGGCGTGGAGCGCGAGGAAGAGCCCCGCGACGCTCAGGACCATCATCAGCAGGCCCATCGCGCCCCGGATGGGGTTCTTCGAGGCGACCGTGGAGATCGCTCCAATGACCGCGAGCGCGGCACAGATCCAGAAGTAGGCTTGTCCGAGGTTCACGGGAGATCCTTCGCGGTGGTCATACGGTGGTCTGTCCGCCAGAGGAGGCGAAGCCGTGGCCCTCGATCACGAGCGAAGCGCGCTTGCCCTTCGAGGGGTCGCCCACGTAGGCCTCGAAGTCCTTACGGAACTTCTTCAAGAAGCCGAGGGCGGGCATCGCGGTGCCCTCGCCGAAGGCGCAGATCGTGTTGCCCATGATGTTGTTGGCGACCGAGTGGAGGGTGTCGAGCTCCTCCAGGGTGGCGGAGCCGTCCATGAGCTTCTCGCAGATGCGCAGCAGCCAGCCGGAGCCCTCGCGGCACGGCGTGCACTGCCCGCATGACTCGTGGCGGTAGAACTGCATGAGGTTGTGCATCGCCGCGACGGGGCTCGTGCCCTCCGCCATCACGGTGATGCAGCAGGTGCCCAGCATGGTGCCGAGGCCGCGCGCCGTGTCCACGCCCAGGGGGACGTCGAGGATGCTCTTGCCGTCGTACGGGTGGAGCGGGGATTTCTCGTCCGGCGCACTGACGAGCTCGTCGGCGCGGAGGATGGGGGTGGAGGAGCCGCCGGGGATGATCGCCCAGAGCGGCTTGTCGCCGAGGACGCCGCCGCCGACGTCGTAGATGAGCTCGCGGAGCGTGGGGCCTACCGCCAGCTCGACGACGCCGGGCTTCTTCACGTGGCCGTTCAGCCCGTAGAGGCGCACGCCGCCGTCGCCGATGGCGTGGAGCGCCGAGAGCTTCGAGAACTCTTCGCCGCCCATCAGGATCATGCTCGGGACGACGCCGATGGTCTCGAGGTTGTTGACCGTGGTGGGGCAGCCGAACGCGCCGACCTGCGCCGGGAACGGCGGCTTCAAGCGGGGCTCGCCGCGGCGACCCTCGAGCGAGTTGAGGAGCGAGGTCTCCTCGCCGCAGATGTACGCGCCCGCGCCCGTGTGGACGTGCACCTCGACCGGGTAGTCCTTCCCGAAGGGGCGCGCCCCGAGGTAGCCCTTCGCGCGGGCCTCGAGGATGGCGGCGTCGAGGCGGGCCTTCGACAGGTGGAGCTCGTCCCTCACGTAGATGTAGGCCACGTGGGCGCCGATGCCGAAGCACCCGATGATGCACCCCTCGATGACCGAGTGAGGGTTCAGCTCCATCAGCGTGCGGTCTTTGTGGGTGCCGGGCTCGCCTTCGTCGGCGTTCAGCACCAGGTACGCGGGCTTCGTGGGGTGGGGCCGCATGAAGCTCCACTTGA is a genomic window of Myxococcales bacterium containing:
- the nuoF gene encoding NADH-quinone oxidoreductase subunit NuoF is translated as MLKPTNLLTKVYDIRDGHTLPVYEREARGYEAARKVLTSMSRDEVVAEAKKANIRGRGGAGFPMGIKWSFMRPHPTKPAYLVLNADEGEPGTHKDRTLMELNPHSVIEGCIIGCFGIGAHVAYIYVRDELHLSKARLDAAILEARAKGYLGARPFGKDYPVEVHVHTGAGAYICGEETSLLNSLEGRRGEPRLKPPFPAQVGAFGCPTTVNNLETIGVVPSMILMGGEEFSKLSALHAIGDGGVRLYGLNGHVKKPGVVELAVGPTLRELIYDVGGGVLGDKPLWAIIPGGSSTPILRADELVSAPDEKSPLHPYDGKSILDVPLGVDTARGLGTMLGTCCITVMAEGTSPVAAMHNLMQFYRHESCGQCTPCREGSGWLLRICEKLMDGSATLEELDTLHSVANNIMGNTICAFGEGTAMPALGFLKKFRKDFEAYVGDPSKGKRASLVIEGHGFASSGGQTTV
- the nuoK gene encoding NADH-quinone oxidoreductase subunit NuoK, with amino-acid sequence MTTDSYVFLSAILFTIGGIGFLLRRNVIVTLMSIEIMLNAVNLAFVAFNRAAPKGHTGQMFAFFLIAAEAAEVAVGLAIVIAMFRLRRSVRTDEADLLKN
- a CDS encoding NADH-quinone oxidoreductase subunit J, with product MNLGQAYFWICAALAVIGAISTVASKNPIRGAMGLLMMVLSVAGLFLALHAQFLAAIQLIVYAGAIVVLFLFVIMLIGPSANTPSDRRGLPSRAIGALAFGLGGVGAMTLLVRAGLQAAAANPGAGTVPPVPPTDFGGIDAVGRVLFTQGLVPFELSSALLMVAIVGAIAVARGKQASPSTSSKPAIAAATASGKETDS
- the nuoL gene encoding NADH-quinone oxidoreductase subunit L, which codes for MLKLLTTLFPAGDFTLLAVILGMPLLGAIVNGLWGKRLGKPAVKTMTLSVMGIAFLASALTFLLLDREASHHSGEHVKLSWLAWDWMRTTGGRGAAVPIELKFSVDALSGVMMLVITGVGFLIHLYATAYMEKDPGYYRFFAYLNLFVFSMLVLVLADNLPVLFVGWEGVGLCSYLLIGFWFKEEANATAGKKAFIANRVGDFGLLCAMFLLVHYTGALDWNGIENGAGSLVSQADPMQVHLWPIGGGQFQGALAFLQPKTPLVITGATAVGLMLFLGCTGKSAQIPLYVWLPDAMAGPTPVSALIHAATMVTAGVYLVCRLSFVFVLSPFTMTVIAFTGAFTALFAATIALVQNDLKKVLAYSTVSQLGYMFLGVGVGAFSAGFFHVFTHAFFKACLFLGAGSVIHAMHARIHDDVKSQDMRHMGGLRKYMPHTFWTFGAATLAIVGFPLTSGFFSKDEILFKAFVNHPVNGAAAHMNPKAAAALWQQPTWVGPVLWAMGLAAAVLTAFYMSRAFILTFFGDFKGWVVGKPSTPSHHDAHHDAAHGHGDDDDDDAHHPHEDLKKPGLAPHESPWQMTVPLMILGTLSLAAGFLNPALFAGLFKDHKPPMDHWLEPVFDEANKAIQVLPSVEAAHHKEYPLTAAAFAAFAIGTFVAYQFYILKKGTPPKEMAAQAPGLYKLLLDKWRVDELYDATVWNGVDALADTAISADQGFFDAILARLTALLVAALGTILRVVQNGVIHIYAGAMAFGLVFIGWFVVVPRADLVVRENASGDYLLEAAPGMGYAYRWTPEAGKESKEKEEPKFSPASTQLKLHLDADKSQTVRLEVKNAFGLAAAREVTLSRPPAEKPAQLDKLGAIDPPSTKLGAN